From a single Nicotiana tomentosiformis chromosome 2, ASM39032v3, whole genome shotgun sequence genomic region:
- the LOC104120884 gene encoding uncharacterized protein, whose product MSTRRDYRGYEELIKEEEASAPILGKPKLNRNRTVPAAAKFFSSSSKKVTSEENFRATSQLKEAKKASKIHPIFSLFETKKKKKKPTARPEFSRYIQYVREGGFGDVLQTTSKSNMEAVK is encoded by the coding sequence ATGAGTACACGAAGAGACTACAGAGGATATGAAGAATTGATTAAGGAAGAGGAGGCTTCTGCTCCAATATTAGGGAAACCAAAGTTGAACAGAAACAGAACGGTTCCAGCTGCTGCTAAATTCTTTAGCTCTTCGTCTAAGAAGGTGACGTCCGAGGAGAATTTCCGAGCGACTAGTCAGTTAAAGGAAGCGAAGAAAGCGAGCAAGATTCATCCAATATTCAGTCTATTcgaaacaaagaagaagaagaagaagcctaCTGCAAGGCCTGAATTCTCAAGGTATATTCAGTATGTTAGAGAGGGAGGTTTTGGAGATGTGTTGCAGACTACTTCCAAATCCAACATGGAGGCAGTAAAGTGA
- the LOC104120883 gene encoding uncharacterized protein has translation MSTRRGYKGYEELIKEEEPSAPLVEPKLIRNRSVPVAKIFSPSRKVTSEQNLSATPQVNKEAKKASKIHPIFSLFETKKKMKATARPEFSRYIQYVREGGFGDVLQTIPPTPTRL, from the coding sequence ATGAGTACACGAAGGGGCTATAAAGGATATGAGGAATTGATAAAGGAGGAGGAACCGTCTGCTCCACTAGTAGAGCCAAAGTTGATCAGAAACAGAAGTGTTCCGGTTGCTAAAATCTTTAGTCCGTCGAGGAAGGTGACATCGGAGCAGAATTTATCGGCGACTCCTCAGGTGAATAAGGAAGCGAAAAAGGCGAGCAAGATTCATCCAATATTCAGTCTTTTTGaaacaaagaagaagatgaaggcaACTGCAAGACCTGAATTTTCGAGGTACATACAGTATGTTAGAGAAGGAGGTTTTGGAGATGTGTTGCAGACGATTCCTCCAACTCCAACGCGGCTGTAA